One bacterium DNA segment encodes these proteins:
- a CDS encoding FHA domain-containing protein, producing the protein MATDQIETGDSRRRPPSGATAMVLSGFYEGLEVAIDRDRLVIGRGRKADLALAEATISRAHAAIGFDGRLFYVEDLGSTNGTLVNGARVTKQALKSDDEIQMGKLRIGVTLPA; encoded by the coding sequence ATGGCGACGGATCAGATTGAAACGGGCGACAGCCGACGACGCCCCCCGAGCGGGGCGACGGCGATGGTGCTCTCGGGCTTCTACGAGGGGCTCGAGGTCGCGATCGACCGGGATCGTCTGGTGATCGGCCGGGGTCGGAAGGCCGACCTGGCCCTCGCCGAGGCGACGATCTCCCGCGCCCACGCCGCGATCGGCTTCGACGGTCGGCTGTTCTACGTCGAGGACCTCGGCAGCACGAACGGAACCCTCGTGAACGGGGCCCGCGTGACGAAGCAGGCCCTCAAGTCCGATGACGAGATCCAGATGGGAAAGCTGCGTATTGGAGTGACGCTGCCCGCCTAG
- the secA gene encoding preprotein translocase subunit SecA — MQRVLSKVFGTSNDRAIKRLLPLVEQVNVLEGAQSKLSDADLRGLTTRYRERLDNGEALDDLLPEAFATVREAAKRTLGQRHYDVQVIGGIMLHQGRIAEMKTGEGKTLVATLPSYLNGLTGRGVHVVTVNDFLASRDAEWMGQLHRFLGLEVGSILHGQNDAQKQAAYAADVTYCTNNELGFDYLRDNMKFNVESCVQRDLHFAIVDEVDSILIDEARTPLIISGPSEQNTQIYTIANRLIPSLQMGTAAEPAKGIEETGDFWIDEKAHSATFTDEGMAKVEKMLRVDNLYDPQMLPVLHAMQQALMAHTLKRVDVDYVVRAGDDGSKEVVIVDEHTGRLMPGRRWADGLHQAVEAKEGIQVRSESQTFASITFQNYFRMYDKLAGMTGTADTEAEEFAKIYNLDVSLIPTNRPLLRNDQADVVFKTKKEKFDAVVEELQARNEAGQPVLVGTISIETSEMLSKKLKRSGIKHTVLNAKQHEKEAEIVAQAGRKGAITISTNMAGRGTDILLGGNPEVMALEKCQHDKNHPDFEATLAKFEAQCAAERGEVLEAGGLHILGTERHESRRIDNQLRGRAGRQGDPGSSQFFLSLEDDLLRIFEADRVKQWWDRVGVEEGEAIENRMLTRVIENAQKKVEGRNFDIRKHLLDYDNVMNKQRHAFYARRLAAMTSDDKALDEEVQACVEGFVADLLGRTWPQRGEPDDDQYVEMAHALEAQFGLAFSIEEEPFRTADGKRHPESDALGHAILARIDGALEEKREEGRVLAEETYADLEGYPNFQRIMRDLQLQILDQQWKAHLHTMDSLRGGINMRAYAQRDPKLEYQREGFALFGEMEQRIDDTLAEYALKFSFPRPETGPKATQRRVDGNQQPEAPKPRSQGGAAPPTPAAAAGGAAAGAGQAPVEKVGRNDPCPCGSGKKYKKCHG, encoded by the coding sequence ATGCAACGAGTTCTCAGCAAGGTCTTCGGCACGAGCAACGATCGTGCGATCAAGCGGCTGCTTCCGCTCGTCGAGCAGGTGAACGTCCTCGAGGGCGCGCAGTCGAAGCTCTCCGACGCCGACCTGCGCGGGTTGACCACGCGCTACCGCGAGCGGCTGGACAACGGCGAGGCCCTCGACGATCTCCTTCCGGAGGCCTTCGCCACGGTCCGCGAGGCGGCCAAGCGGACGCTGGGCCAGCGCCACTACGACGTCCAGGTGATCGGCGGGATCATGCTCCACCAGGGGCGGATCGCCGAGATGAAGACCGGTGAGGGCAAGACCCTCGTCGCAACGCTGCCCTCGTACTTGAACGGTCTGACCGGCCGCGGCGTCCACGTCGTCACGGTCAACGACTTCCTCGCCTCCCGCGACGCCGAGTGGATGGGCCAGCTCCACCGCTTCCTCGGCCTCGAGGTCGGCTCGATCCTGCACGGGCAGAACGACGCCCAGAAGCAGGCCGCCTACGCCGCCGACGTCACCTACTGCACGAACAACGAGCTGGGTTTCGACTATCTCCGCGACAACATGAAGTTCAACGTGGAGAGCTGTGTCCAGCGCGACCTCCACTTCGCGATCGTCGACGAGGTCGACTCGATCCTGATCGACGAGGCGCGGACGCCGCTCATCATCTCGGGGCCGTCCGAGCAGAACACCCAGATCTATACGATCGCCAACCGCCTGATCCCGTCGCTCCAGATGGGGACCGCCGCCGAGCCCGCCAAGGGGATCGAGGAGACCGGCGACTTCTGGATCGACGAGAAGGCCCACAGCGCGACCTTCACCGACGAGGGCATGGCCAAGGTCGAGAAGATGCTGCGCGTCGACAATCTCTACGACCCGCAGATGCTGCCCGTGCTCCACGCCATGCAGCAGGCGCTGATGGCGCACACGCTCAAGAGGGTCGACGTCGACTACGTCGTGCGTGCCGGCGACGACGGCTCGAAGGAAGTCGTGATCGTCGACGAGCACACGGGGCGCCTGATGCCCGGACGCCGCTGGGCGGACGGCCTCCACCAGGCGGTCGAGGCGAAGGAAGGCATCCAGGTCCGCAGCGAGAGCCAGACCTTCGCGTCGATCACGTTCCAGAACTACTTCCGCATGTACGACAAGCTCGCCGGCATGACGGGGACCGCCGACACCGAGGCCGAAGAGTTCGCGAAGATCTACAACCTGGACGTGTCGCTGATTCCGACGAACCGGCCGCTGCTCCGAAACGACCAGGCGGACGTCGTGTTCAAGACGAAGAAGGAGAAATTCGACGCGGTCGTCGAAGAGCTCCAGGCGCGCAACGAAGCCGGGCAGCCCGTCCTCGTCGGCACGATCTCGATCGAGACGAGCGAGATGCTCTCGAAGAAGCTCAAGCGCTCGGGCATCAAGCACACCGTCCTGAACGCGAAGCAGCACGAGAAGGAAGCCGAGATCGTCGCCCAGGCCGGACGCAAGGGCGCGATCACGATCTCGACGAACATGGCCGGCCGCGGCACGGACATCCTGCTTGGGGGCAACCCCGAGGTGATGGCGCTCGAGAAGTGCCAGCACGACAAGAATCATCCCGACTTCGAGGCGACCCTCGCGAAGTTCGAGGCGCAGTGTGCGGCGGAGCGGGGTGAGGTCCTCGAGGCCGGCGGGCTGCACATCCTCGGGACCGAGCGCCACGAGTCGCGGCGGATCGACAACCAGCTCCGCGGCCGCGCCGGTCGTCAGGGCGACCCGGGCTCTTCACAGTTCTTCCTCTCGCTCGAGGACGATCTGCTCCGGATCTTCGAAGCGGACCGCGTCAAGCAGTGGTGGGACCGCGTCGGCGTCGAAGAGGGCGAAGCGATCGAGAATCGCATGCTCACGCGGGTGATCGAGAACGCCCAGAAGAAGGTCGAAGGCCGGAACTTCGACATCCGGAAGCACCTCCTCGACTACGACAACGTGATGAACAAGCAGCGCCACGCGTTCTACGCGCGGCGCCTCGCGGCGATGACCTCCGACGACAAGGCCCTGGACGAAGAGGTGCAGGCCTGCGTCGAGGGCTTCGTGGCGGATCTGCTCGGGCGGACCTGGCCCCAGCGCGGCGAGCCGGACGACGATCAGTACGTCGAGATGGCCCACGCCCTCGAGGCCCAGTTCGGGCTCGCCTTCTCGATCGAGGAGGAGCCCTTCCGGACCGCCGACGGCAAGCGACATCCCGAGAGCGACGCCCTCGGTCACGCGATCCTCGCGAGGATCGACGGGGCGCTCGAGGAGAAGCGGGAAGAGGGGCGCGTCCTCGCGGAAGAGACCTACGCGGATCTCGAGGGCTACCCGAACTTCCAGCGCATCATGCGGGACCTTCAGCTGCAGATCCTCGATCAGCAGTGGAAGGCGCATCTCCACACGATGGATTCGCTGCGCGGCGGCATCAACATGCGTGCCTACGCCCAGCGCGACCCGAAGCTCGAGTACCAGCGGGAGGGCTTCGCGCTCTTCGGCGAGATGGAGCAGCGGATCGACGACACCCTCGCCGAGTACGCGCTCAAGTTCAGCTTCCCGCGCCCGGAGACCGGGCCGAAGGCGACCCAACGTCGCGTCGACGGCAACCAGCAGCCCGAAGCACCGAAGCCCCGGAGCCAGGGCGGGGCCGCGCCGCCGACGCCCGCCGCCGCAGCAGGCGGAGCGGCTGCCGGCGCTGGGCAAGCGCCCGTCGAGAAGGTCGGCCGCAACGATCCGTGTCCCTGCGGCAGTGGCAAGAAGTACAAGAAGTGCCACGGTTAG
- a CDS encoding M23 family metallopeptidase has product METYTLIFVRDQRARPVQIAIPKVRVRQAAIGLAVAVLIGCALTWDYWRLRADNAELADLRVEALEQREQIAVFRTRLETVDTEIAKVTELERKVRIIANLPGTAGVGGEGVAELAPQGVPVGPPAGVPVDQTKPPQGLQGQGGGQPLPEIGEDVSGIRVLENLGSQALELSAASGDRVDSLESLLEQLEDKRQRLVSMPSIWPAKGWLTSRFGPRVSPFTGRKQLHAGIDIAAASGTSIYAPARGRVSFVGRKGPLGKTVVLDHGFGVKTVYGHTKEIHVSTGETVERGQEIAAIGSTGRSTGPHLHYVVEVNGKARDPLDYIFD; this is encoded by the coding sequence GTGGAGACCTACACGCTCATCTTCGTTCGGGACCAGCGCGCACGCCCGGTCCAGATCGCCATCCCGAAGGTCCGGGTCAGGCAGGCCGCGATCGGCCTCGCCGTCGCCGTGCTGATCGGGTGCGCCCTGACCTGGGACTACTGGCGACTGCGGGCGGACAACGCGGAGCTGGCGGACCTGCGCGTCGAGGCCCTCGAGCAGCGCGAGCAGATCGCGGTCTTCCGGACCCGACTCGAGACCGTCGACACCGAGATCGCGAAGGTGACCGAGCTCGAACGCAAGGTCCGCATCATCGCGAACCTCCCCGGCACCGCCGGCGTGGGAGGCGAGGGCGTGGCCGAGTTGGCACCGCAGGGCGTTCCGGTCGGACCGCCCGCCGGCGTGCCCGTCGACCAGACGAAGCCGCCGCAGGGCCTCCAGGGCCAGGGCGGCGGGCAGCCGCTGCCCGAGATCGGCGAGGACGTTTCGGGAATCCGGGTTCTCGAAAACCTCGGCTCCCAGGCGCTCGAGCTCTCCGCCGCCTCGGGCGACCGCGTCGACTCGCTCGAGTCGCTCCTCGAGCAGCTCGAGGACAAGCGCCAGCGTCTCGTCTCGATGCCCTCGATCTGGCCGGCGAAGGGATGGCTCACGTCGCGCTTCGGTCCGCGCGTGTCGCCCTTCACGGGGCGCAAGCAGCTCCATGCGGGGATCGACATCGCCGCTGCCAGCGGCACCTCGATCTACGCCCCGGCCCGGGGTCGGGTCAGCTTCGTGGGTCGCAAGGGGCCCCTCGGCAAGACCGTCGTCCTCGATCACGGATTCGGCGTGAAGACCGTGTACGGGCACACGAAGGAGATCCACGTGTCGACCGGTGAAACGGTCGAGCGCGGCCAGGAGATCGCCGCCATCGGCAGCACGGGTCGCAGCACCGGGCCGCACCTCCACTACGTGGTCGAGGTGAACGGCAAGGCGCGGGATCCCTTGGACTATATTTTCGATTGA
- the recN gene encoding DNA repair protein RecN, with protein MIEVLRIDNLALVESVELEFGAGLNVLTGETGAGKSIILSALALLTGGRASAETLRSGADEGAVEALFRMDGHEDVAEALEARGLADTTDVTDATDATEEVAGEAPELIVRRTLHAGGRSRARIGGQLVPVSTLVDLFGGQLEISSQHGSQALRHAEVHAVALDAYAEKTALRETVAREVARVGELDREVAALRAAEEERARRLDFLQYQRQELEGEELDTESVAQLESEHRRLTYAERLADEMATASRALDGGDGEGDSAETAIATASRALASALRMDPSLEGLADQLENVASELRDVAVRVADYLGELEIDPARLADVESRIARLEALRRKYGRSVEDMLAHRDEIERELAALEGADDRIREIDKRRSQAITAANEAAEKLSKARKRAAKKLAKSVEGELGDLAMAGARFVVDLETVDLSGAPEGLETGAGGRERPQFLFSANPGEAPRPIQKVASGGELSRLFLAIKNALRRADRNMVIVFDEVDAGIGGATAERVGRVLAELATEHQVLCITHLPQIAAFADRHFVVRKEASGGRTRTRVAEVRDEARIDELARMAGGETVTDVTREHARALLQR; from the coding sequence ATGATCGAAGTGCTGCGGATCGACAACCTGGCGCTCGTCGAATCGGTCGAGCTCGAGTTCGGCGCGGGACTCAACGTCCTGACCGGCGAGACCGGCGCGGGCAAGTCGATCATCCTGAGTGCACTCGCGCTCCTGACCGGCGGCCGGGCCTCGGCGGAGACGCTCCGCAGCGGGGCGGACGAGGGGGCCGTCGAGGCGCTCTTCCGCATGGACGGACACGAGGACGTGGCCGAGGCGCTCGAAGCGCGCGGACTCGCCGATACCACCGATGTCACCGATGCCACCGATGCGACCGAGGAGGTCGCGGGCGAGGCGCCCGAGCTGATCGTGCGGCGCACGCTCCACGCCGGGGGACGCAGCCGCGCGCGGATCGGCGGCCAGCTCGTCCCGGTCTCGACGCTCGTCGATCTCTTCGGAGGCCAGCTCGAGATCTCGAGCCAGCACGGCTCCCAGGCGCTTCGGCATGCGGAGGTCCACGCCGTCGCCCTCGATGCCTATGCGGAGAAGACCGCTCTGCGCGAGACCGTCGCCCGCGAGGTCGCCCGGGTCGGCGAGCTCGACCGCGAAGTCGCTGCGCTCCGGGCCGCCGAGGAGGAGCGCGCGCGGAGGCTCGACTTCCTCCAGTACCAGCGCCAGGAGCTCGAAGGCGAGGAGCTCGATACAGAGAGCGTCGCGCAGCTCGAGTCGGAGCACCGACGCCTGACCTACGCCGAGCGACTCGCCGACGAGATGGCCACGGCGAGCCGCGCCCTCGACGGTGGTGACGGCGAGGGGGACTCGGCCGAGACCGCGATCGCGACGGCGAGTCGTGCGCTCGCGTCCGCGCTTCGGATGGATCCCTCCCTCGAAGGCCTGGCGGATCAGCTCGAGAACGTTGCGTCGGAGCTGCGCGACGTCGCGGTCCGGGTGGCGGACTATCTCGGGGAGCTCGAGATCGATCCGGCGCGGCTGGCCGACGTCGAGTCCCGGATCGCGCGCCTCGAAGCGCTGCGTCGCAAGTACGGTCGCTCGGTCGAGGACATGCTCGCCCACCGCGACGAGATCGAGCGCGAGCTCGCGGCGCTCGAGGGCGCCGACGATCGGATCCGCGAGATCGACAAGCGCCGCAGCCAGGCGATCACCGCCGCGAACGAAGCAGCCGAGAAGCTCTCGAAGGCCCGCAAGCGGGCGGCGAAGAAGCTCGCGAAGTCCGTCGAGGGGGAACTCGGAGATCTCGCGATGGCCGGGGCGCGCTTCGTCGTCGACCTCGAGACCGTGGATCTCTCGGGTGCGCCCGAGGGACTCGAGACCGGCGCGGGCGGACGCGAGCGCCCGCAGTTCCTCTTCTCGGCCAATCCCGGCGAGGCGCCGCGGCCGATCCAGAAGGTCGCCAGCGGCGGCGAGCTCTCCCGGCTCTTTCTCGCGATCAAGAATGCGCTGCGTCGGGCGGACCGGAACATGGTGATCGTCTTCGACGAGGTCGACGCCGGGATCGGCGGCGCGACCGCCGAGCGGGTAGGGCGGGTCCTGGCCGAGCTGGCCACCGAGCACCAGGTGCTCTGCATCACGCACCTGCCCCAGATCGCGGCCTTCGCCGACCGGCATTTCGTGGTGCGGAAGGAGGCCAGTGGCGGCCGCACGCGGACCCGGGTCGCCGAGGTCCGGGACGAGGCCCGGATCGACGAGCTCGCTCGGATGGCCGGCGGTGAGACTGTGACCGACGTCACACGTGAGCACGCCCGAGCGCTTCTCCAGCGCTGA
- the tsf gene encoding translation elongation factor Ts: MAISASDVKALRDATGAGMMDCKKALSEAEGDVEKAMEILRASGLAKAGKRAGRETSEGAVVFSAQGGKGALIELGCETDFVAKTDDFQALAQNVADAIAAAGVIDDAEAALAVAMDGGTVDEVIKTTVGKVGENIQLKRVATCDIEGQTGGYIHGGGKLAVLVALQTAQSGDAVDAIAKEVAMHVAAHDPTPIAIDRDDMPADVVEKERAFLIQQAKESGKPDNVIEKMVDGRINKFFQENTLLAQGFVKDPDKSVRDILEEASEAAGGDIVVASFVRFALGDSAES, encoded by the coding sequence GTGGCGATTTCAGCAAGTGACGTGAAGGCGCTCCGCGACGCGACCGGCGCGGGCATGATGGACTGCAAGAAGGCCCTCTCCGAGGCCGAGGGCGACGTCGAGAAGGCGATGGAGATCCTCCGCGCTTCGGGGCTCGCGAAGGCCGGCAAGCGCGCGGGCCGCGAGACCAGTGAAGGTGCGGTCGTCTTCTCCGCCCAGGGCGGCAAGGGCGCGCTCATCGAGCTCGGTTGCGAGACCGACTTCGTCGCCAAGACCGACGACTTCCAGGCGCTGGCCCAGAACGTCGCCGACGCGATCGCGGCGGCGGGCGTGATCGACGACGCCGAGGCCGCCCTCGCCGTGGCGATGGACGGCGGCACGGTCGACGAGGTCATCAAGACCACCGTCGGCAAGGTCGGCGAGAACATCCAGCTGAAGCGGGTCGCCACCTGCGACATCGAAGGCCAGACCGGCGGCTACATCCACGGCGGTGGCAAGCTCGCCGTGCTCGTCGCGCTCCAGACGGCCCAGTCCGGTGACGCGGTGGACGCGATCGCCAAGGAAGTGGCGATGCACGTCGCGGCGCACGATCCGACGCCGATCGCGATCGACCGGGACGACATGCCCGCCGACGTGGTCGAGAAGGAGCGCGCCTTCCTGATCCAGCAGGCCAAGGAGTCCGGCAAGCCCGACAACGTGATCGAGAAGATGGTCGACGGCCGGATCAACAAGTTCTTCCAGGAGAACACGCTCCTCGCGCAGGGATTCGTGAAGGACCCCGACAAGAGCGTGCGTGATATCCTCGAGGAGGCCAGCGAAGCTGCCGGCGGCGACATCGTGGTCGCCTCCTTCGTCCGCTTCGCGCTGGGAGATAGCGCCGAGTCGTGA
- the argJ gene encoding bifunctional glutamate N-acetyltransferase/amino-acid acetyltransferase ArgJ yields MKVRREALPVPGFRAAGLHAGIKDREPDLALIVSDETASAAAVFTQSTVVGAPVEISRERVKSGRARGVVVNSGCSNVAMGARGIRDAKAMARIAAKAVGCDEAEMLVASTGVIGEPLPMDAIRAGVPRAADALAVDGWMDAAEAIRTTDTHAKVASTKLRLGGKTITLQGIAKGSGMIEPNMATMLSYLATDAKIAPKTLQGMLRRVADRTYNCLSIDAEGSTSDTVVLLANGAAGGASLRGDDATKFEAALLAVCEDLVRQLAKDGEGATKLLLVEVEGASSADQAKRAARRIGNSMLVKTAVFGGDPNWGRIMQALGHGQIDWHPEKTRVKVGGVTVFAKGRSAGPAARKRAEKAHEKDELTIEVDLGLGRHAARLFTCDLTYDYVKINAEYTT; encoded by the coding sequence ATGAAGGTTCGACGCGAGGCGTTGCCGGTCCCCGGATTTCGCGCCGCTGGCCTGCACGCCGGGATCAAGGACCGCGAGCCGGATCTCGCCCTGATCGTCTCGGACGAGACGGCTTCGGCGGCCGCCGTCTTCACGCAGTCGACGGTGGTCGGCGCGCCGGTCGAGATCTCGCGCGAGCGCGTGAAGAGCGGGCGGGCGCGGGGCGTCGTCGTGAACAGCGGATGCTCGAACGTGGCGATGGGTGCGCGGGGGATCCGGGATGCGAAGGCGATGGCGCGGATCGCGGCGAAGGCCGTCGGGTGCGACGAGGCCGAGATGCTGGTCGCGTCGACCGGGGTGATCGGCGAGCCCCTTCCGATGGACGCGATTCGCGCCGGCGTTCCGCGGGCGGCGGACGCGCTCGCGGTCGACGGCTGGATGGATGCGGCCGAGGCGATCCGGACGACGGATACCCATGCGAAGGTCGCCTCGACGAAGCTCCGGCTGGGCGGGAAGACGATCACGCTACAGGGGATCGCCAAGGGCTCGGGGATGATCGAGCCGAACATGGCGACGATGCTCTCGTATCTGGCGACCGACGCGAAGATCGCGCCGAAGACGCTCCAGGGGATGCTCCGGCGCGTGGCCGACCGGACCTACAACTGCCTGTCGATCGATGCGGAGGGCTCGACCAGCGACACCGTCGTGCTGCTCGCGAACGGGGCGGCGGGGGGCGCTTCGCTCCGGGGCGACGACGCGACGAAGTTCGAAGCGGCGCTCCTCGCGGTCTGCGAAGACCTCGTTCGTCAGCTCGCGAAGGACGGGGAAGGCGCGACGAAGCTCCTGCTCGTCGAGGTCGAGGGGGCTTCGAGCGCGGACCAGGCGAAGCGGGCCGCGCGTCGAATCGGGAACTCGATGCTCGTGAAGACCGCGGTCTTCGGCGGCGACCCGAACTGGGGCCGCATCATGCAGGCCCTCGGACATGGTCAGATCGATTGGCATCCCGAGAAGACCCGCGTGAAGGTGGGCGGCGTGACGGTCTTCGCGAAAGGGCGTTCCGCGGGTCCGGCGGCGCGCAAGCGCGCCGAGAAGGCCCACGAGAAGGACGAGCTCACGATCGAGGTCGACCTGGGGCTCGGCCGGCACGCCGCGCGGCTCTTCACGTGCGATCTCACGTACGACTACGTGAAGATCAACGCCGAGTACACGACCTAG
- the rpsB gene encoding 30S ribosomal protein S2 — MSETPVAPEEATETTPAAPAAPETPAAATDAAAAPSPAADTSAESELGQALKEQEISIRALIEAGVHYGHQPGRWNPLMRSYIFGERNGTHIIDLDQTLPLLKEGLDFLRETTAAGGSVLFVGTKRQAQGSIMAEARRAGQHYVNNRWLGGMLTNWKTVKKSIDRYNQYLDILGNEEKRAELSKKEQSSMQRAVDKYAKSLEGIRSMERQPDAIFIIDVGKESIAVQEAKRLHIPIVGIVDTNNSPRDIDLVVPGNDDALRAIDLYCVAAANACREGYDQHQQELVAQRSSQPAKQAAGEAGPASGRRVVEIKQQPRRGRGGRDGERSGGGKSYSAGGDKEDASATKAPAATKAPAAAAKAETPAPAAAPAEGGEESK, encoded by the coding sequence ATGTCCGAGACGCCGGTCGCGCCCGAAGAGGCCACCGAGACGACCCCCGCTGCGCCCGCAGCCCCCGAGACCCCTGCCGCCGCGACCGATGCGGCCGCCGCCCCTTCCCCCGCCGCCGACACTTCGGCCGAGAGCGAGCTGGGCCAGGCGCTCAAGGAGCAGGAGATCTCGATCCGTGCCCTGATCGAGGCCGGTGTGCACTACGGCCACCAGCCCGGTCGCTGGAACCCCCTGATGCGCTCCTACATCTTCGGTGAGCGCAACGGCACCCATATCATCGATCTCGACCAGACCCTGCCGCTCCTCAAGGAAGGCCTCGACTTTCTCCGCGAAACCACGGCCGCCGGTGGCTCGGTGTTGTTCGTAGGGACCAAGCGCCAGGCCCAGGGTTCGATCATGGCCGAGGCGAGGCGCGCCGGTCAGCACTACGTGAACAACCGCTGGCTCGGCGGCATGCTCACGAACTGGAAGACGGTCAAGAAGTCGATCGATCGATACAACCAGTATCTCGACATCCTCGGCAACGAGGAGAAGCGTGCGGAGCTCTCCAAGAAGGAGCAGTCGAGCATGCAGCGCGCCGTCGACAAGTACGCGAAGTCGCTCGAGGGCATCCGCTCGATGGAACGCCAGCCCGACGCGATCTTCATCATCGACGTCGGCAAGGAGTCGATCGCCGTGCAGGAGGCCAAGCGCCTGCACATCCCGATCGTCGGCATCGTCGACACGAACAACAGTCCCCGGGACATCGACCTCGTCGTGCCCGGCAACGACGACGCGCTCCGCGCGATCGATCTCTACTGCGTGGCCGCGGCGAACGCCTGCCGCGAGGGCTACGACCAGCACCAGCAGGAGCTCGTCGCCCAGCGCAGCAGCCAGCCGGCCAAGCAGGCGGCGGGTGAGGCGGGACCGGCCAGCGGCCGCCGCGTCGTCGAGATCAAGCAGCAGCCGCGCCGTGGCCGAGGCGGCCGCGACGGCGAGCGCTCGGGCGGTGGCAAGAGCTACTCCGCGGGCGGCGACAAGGAAGACGCCTCTGCGACCAAGGCTCCCGCGGCGACCAAGGCTCCTGCGGCGGCAGCCAAGGCCGAGACTCCGGCTCCGGCGGCCGCACCCGCCGAAGGTGGCGAAGAGAGCAAGTAG
- a CDS encoding DUF1554 domain-containing protein, translating to MMVATHDRMASRFVRSSKRGRRRLRFVSSLVAVLLSASVASAQVPDRVAFQGLLLDDLGTPLNRTVDLDFSLYDSLAAGSLLWNESQLGVLVVDGVYAVELGATSPLDASVFAAGPAFLEIVVDGEVLVPRQQLLAVPFAYRAAQAGNVGSVEALVLEQIVSSFAFDGQDPPNLDPSEGTADVDGDGTPNFIDPDNDGDGRLDADELATGNSINLVTPQITSISPTSVPSFTPTTVQVSGAFLGTVASVSYGAESPTATAISSTSFEIEVSSDTAASDLSLHVVAANGEASVPFSVPVFSVPPSITDVDPVFVLSGVPTVVTITGTGFVPGTTVELGASSFVPSSISSSEVVVEITSSAIGPDDLRVLHPGGVSGSIAFAVAPPAFRFVFATTSTTRADFGGIAAGDAICQSEAVSAGLSGTFRAWLSESQALASPDSPSVTFTQSTIPYVTTHGRQVADDWADLTDGTLDNPIDRDPVGAPVIGGVWTGTETDGSSPPVATNTCGEWTPGGTTGVFGRTSSSGQEWTKALSPPAGCATSLRLYCFEQ from the coding sequence ATGATGGTTGCTACGCACGACAGGATGGCTTCCCGCTTCGTGAGGAGTTCGAAGCGCGGGCGTCGGCGCCTCCGGTTCGTTTCTTCGCTCGTCGCCGTCCTGCTGTCGGCCTCGGTCGCGTCGGCGCAGGTTCCGGACCGCGTGGCGTTCCAGGGGCTCCTGCTCGACGACCTGGGCACACCGCTGAACCGAACCGTCGACCTCGATTTCTCCCTGTACGATTCGCTCGCGGCTGGATCGCTCCTGTGGAACGAGAGCCAGCTCGGTGTGCTCGTGGTCGATGGTGTGTACGCGGTCGAGCTCGGAGCCACGAGCCCGCTGGACGCAAGCGTGTTCGCGGCCGGGCCCGCGTTCCTCGAGATCGTGGTCGATGGGGAGGTGCTCGTCCCGCGCCAGCAGCTCCTCGCCGTTCCTTTCGCGTATCGCGCGGCGCAGGCCGGCAACGTCGGCTCGGTCGAAGCCCTCGTCCTGGAGCAGATCGTGTCGAGCTTCGCGTTCGACGGACAGGATCCGCCGAACCTCGATCCGTCCGAGGGGACGGCGGACGTCGACGGCGACGGCACGCCCAACTTCATCGATCCGGACAACGACGGTGACGGGCGGCTCGATGCGGACGAGCTCGCGACCGGAAACTCGATCAATCTCGTGACTCCGCAGATCACGTCGATCTCGCCGACGTCGGTCCCGTCCTTTACTCCGACGACCGTTCAGGTGTCAGGCGCGTTCCTCGGAACCGTTGCCAGTGTCAGCTACGGCGCCGAATCGCCGACCGCGACCGCCATCTCGAGCACGAGTTTCGAGATCGAGGTCTCGTCCGATACGGCTGCCTCCGATCTGTCGCTCCACGTCGTCGCCGCGAACGGAGAAGCGTCGGTTCCCTTCTCGGTCCCGGTCTTTTCTGTGCCGCCCTCGATCACGGACGTGGATCCCGTCTTCGTTCTGTCGGGTGTGCCGACCGTCGTGACCATCACCGGGACAGGCTTCGTTCCCGGCACCACGGTCGAGCTCGGGGCCAGCAGCTTCGTGCCTTCATCGATCTCGTCGTCCGAGGTCGTCGTCGAGATCACGTCGTCGGCGATCGGTCCTGACGACCTGCGGGTGCTCCATCCGGGGGGCGTGTCCGGTTCGATTGCGTTCGCCGTCGCGCCCCCCGCATTCCGCTTCGTCTTCGCGACGACGTCGACGACGCGCGCCGACTTCGGAGGGATCGCGGCGGGGGATGCGATCTGCCAGAGCGAGGCGGTGAGCGCCGGTCTGTCGGGCACCTTTCGCGCCTGGCTGAGCGAGTCTCAGGCGTTGGCCTCGCCGGACTCGCCTTCGGTCACGTTCACGCAGAGCACGATTCCCTACGTGACGACGCACGGCCGGCAGGTGGCGGACGATTGGGCCGACCTGACCGACGGAACCCTGGACAACCCCATCGATCGAGACCCGGTCGGTGCCCCGGTCATCGGCGGCGTGTGGACCGGGACCGAGACCGATGGGTCGTCTCCGCCGGTCGCGACGAATACCTGCGGCGAGTGGACGCCGGGCGGTACGACCGGCGTCTTCGGGCGTACGTCGAGCTCCGGTCAGGAGTGGACGAAGGCGCTCAGTCCCCCGGCGGGCTGCGCCACTTCGCTGCGGCTCTACTGTTTCGAACAATAG